One window of Chamaesiphon minutus PCC 6605 genomic DNA carries:
- a CDS encoding GmrSD restriction endonuclease domain-containing protein: MAELASNINSENIEASQDHEFATWFESEPQPDEGYSINEYEITTSPNDFNIKTMYDFIKSGAINIPGFQRNYVWDIKRASKLIESIVIGLPIPQIFLYQESRNKFLVIDGQQRLMSLYYFIEQRFPKDEKRTTLRRIFEENGKIPVEILGDDNYFTKFNLQLPPTLPGQPNKLHGINYSTLDEYKISFDLRTMRNIIVKQNFPEEDDSCIHEIFNRLNSGGINLKPQEIRTSMYYSDFYNMLYRLNTLPEWRKIIGVEEPDLNMKDIEILLRGFAMLMKKEEYQSSMVRFLNSFSKECKRLKDEQIKYLEELFKSFLATCSELPDRSFQLKTTNKFNISVFEAVFFAQCRRSFESKKLAEGKIDYEKLEKLKNDSGFIDAIRSQTTSKENVTKRLERATRILCEQC, translated from the coding sequence ATGGCAGAATTAGCAAGCAACATAAATAGTGAGAACATTGAAGCTTCTCAGGATCATGAATTCGCGACATGGTTTGAAAGTGAACCCCAACCTGATGAAGGATATTCAATCAATGAGTACGAAATAACAACATCACCTAATGATTTCAACATCAAGACAATGTATGACTTCATAAAATCTGGTGCTATTAATATTCCAGGCTTTCAACGTAATTACGTCTGGGATATAAAGAGAGCATCTAAACTAATCGAATCGATAGTAATTGGATTACCAATTCCACAAATTTTTCTTTACCAAGAATCAAGAAATAAATTCTTGGTGATAGATGGACAACAAAGATTAATGTCTCTTTATTACTTTATCGAGCAGCGTTTTCCAAAAGATGAGAAGAGAACCACTTTAAGACGCATTTTTGAGGAGAATGGAAAAATCCCAGTTGAAATTTTGGGAGATGATAATTATTTTACGAAATTCAACTTGCAGTTGCCACCAACATTACCTGGTCAACCGAATAAACTTCACGGAATTAACTATTCAACATTAGATGAATATAAAATCTCATTTGACTTGCGAACAATGAGAAATATTATAGTAAAGCAAAACTTCCCAGAAGAGGATGATTCTTGTATACATGAAATTTTCAATAGATTGAATTCTGGAGGCATTAATTTGAAACCTCAAGAGATTAGAACAAGCATGTATTATTCGGATTTTTACAACATGTTGTATCGGCTAAATACTCTTCCTGAGTGGAGAAAAATAATTGGTGTCGAAGAGCCAGATCTAAACATGAAGGACATCGAAATTCTTTTAAGAGGATTTGCAATGTTAATGAAGAAGGAAGAATATCAATCATCTATGGTTAGATTTCTTAACAGCTTTTCAAAGGAATGTAAGAGATTAAAAGATGAGCAAATAAAATATCTTGAAGAACTATTCAAATCTTTTTTAGCAACTTGTTCAGAACTGCCTGATAGATCATTTCAATTGAAAACTACTAATAAATTCAATATCTCTGTCTTTGAAGCAGTGTTTTTTGCACAGTGTAGAAGATCTTTTGAGAGCAAAAAACTTGCTGAAGGGAAAATAGATTATGAGAAACTAGAAAAATTGAAGAACGATTCAGGTTTTATTGATGCGATACGGTCTCAAACTACTAGCAAGGAAAATGTTACAAAGAGACTAGAAAGAGCTACACGTATTTTATGTGAACAGTGTTAG
- a CDS encoding HEPN domain-containing protein encodes MDKQSIVDKIYQENLEILKFLTDKNEPSFTVQFNTIFTKTLLLSAASYFEYEICRMVQSFIEYKAQNDECIIAIVKQKAIDRQYHTYFDWTGKNANKFFSLFGNTFKEDRSKQVENDPKLKSAINSFIALGSERNKLVHQNFADCTVDKTAEEVYLLYQDAILFIDFLEIQFKRPINEQDSTSIEKQAKIETSIQR; translated from the coding sequence ATGGACAAGCAGAGTATTGTAGATAAAATTTATCAAGAGAACTTAGAAATATTAAAGTTTCTAACAGACAAAAACGAACCGTCATTCACTGTCCAATTCAACACTATTTTTACTAAAACTTTGCTACTTTCTGCTGCCAGTTATTTCGAGTATGAAATTTGCAGAATGGTTCAATCTTTTATTGAGTACAAGGCACAAAATGATGAGTGCATTATTGCAATAGTTAAACAGAAAGCGATTGATAGGCAATATCATACCTACTTTGATTGGACTGGTAAAAACGCCAATAAATTCTTTTCTCTCTTTGGTAACACTTTTAAAGAAGATAGATCGAAACAGGTAGAAAATGACCCTAAGTTAAAATCCGCAATAAATTCATTTATAGCATTAGGCAGCGAACGAAATAAATTAGTTCACCAAAATTTCGCAGATTGTACTGTTGATAAGACGGCAGAAGAAGTTTATTTGCTTTATCAAGATGCTATATTGTTTATTGATTTTTTAGAGATTCAATTTAAACGTCCTATCAATGAGCAAGACTCGACCTCAATCGAAAAACAGGCTAAAATAGAGACAAGTATTCAGAGGTAG
- a CDS encoding type II toxin-antitoxin system VapC family toxin: MDKLNIPQGSRVYLDSSILIYTVEVDLTFWKALEVLWRKFAEGEISLISSELIITEVLVKPLKSQNEQSIDSYNKLLFDSGIELIPITRSLLISATNLRAKHNLKTPDAIHAATSIDLNCNRFLTNDKGFTNIPRLPTLILSQIGLD, from the coding sequence ATGGACAAATTGAATATACCGCAGGGTAGTAGAGTATATCTGGACTCATCAATCCTCATTTATACGGTAGAAGTAGATTTGACATTCTGGAAAGCTCTAGAAGTTTTATGGCGTAAATTCGCTGAAGGTGAGATTTCACTGATTAGTAGCGAACTCATCATTACAGAAGTATTAGTTAAACCTCTCAAAAGCCAAAATGAACAATCAATTGATAGCTATAATAAACTACTCTTTGATTCTGGTATCGAACTAATACCAATAACTAGGAGCTTATTAATATCAGCGACTAACCTACGCGCTAAACACAACTTAAAAACGCCAGATGCTATCCATGCAGCTACCTCGATCGATCTTAATTGCAATCGATTTTTGACTAACGATAAAGGCTTTACTAATATTCCACGTCTACCAACACTAATACTCAGTCAGATCGGGTTAGATTAA
- a CDS encoding type II toxin-antitoxin system HicB family antitoxin → MASVIGMPTVSVDGYTELEAISNVKAALNSQLSKGKVVTIDLDEPQESNLTYTSPMQHAGILETDPTFDDWMDKLAEIRRAANEINDDER, encoded by the coding sequence GTGGCTTCAGTAATTGGAATGCCGACAGTTTCGGTAGATGGCTATACCGAATTAGAAGCGATCTCCAATGTCAAAGCGGCTTTGAATTCACAGTTATCTAAGGGTAAAGTGGTAACTATCGATCTTGATGAGCCTCAAGAGAGCAATCTAACATATACCAGTCCAATGCAACATGCAGGTATTTTAGAGACAGATCCAACCTTTGATGATTGGATGGATAAATTAGCTGAAATTCGTCGAGCTGCTAATGAGATTAACGACGATGAACGATGA
- a CDS encoding type II toxin-antitoxin system VapC family toxin: MTLYILDTDHLSLYGRNHPALIERLQVDSVNLTTTAINVEEQLRGRLAQVAEAKAGVSSTNAYRWLSETVKLLADFEILQFTEEAQLIYQDFKSQRISLPLIYGALDGHAKTSSPPIQNERDCL, encoded by the coding sequence ATGACACTATACATCCTGGATACAGATCATCTCAGCTTGTATGGACGCAATCATCCAGCACTAATCGAACGGTTGCAAGTCGATTCTGTGAATTTAACAACGACAGCCATTAATGTAGAAGAGCAGTTGCGTGGGAGACTTGCCCAAGTAGCAGAAGCAAAAGCAGGTGTATCGTCAACAAATGCGTACAGATGGTTATCTGAAACTGTCAAATTGCTTGCAGATTTTGAAATTTTACAGTTTACAGAAGAAGCTCAGTTAATTTATCAAGATTTTAAATCGCAACGGATATCCCTCCCTCTGATTTATGGCGCGCTGGATGGCCATGCCAAGACCTCATCACCGCCAATACAGAACGAACGGGATTGTCTGTAG
- a CDS encoding Rieske 2Fe-2S domain-containing protein, with product MTTAVIAARTTAGGDDPTKFDPIESWYPVFYIEDLDKLTPTPFTLLDRDLVIWWDTQASQWRAFDDRCPHRLARLSEGRIAEDGLLECPYHGWAFTGNGTCDRIPQQLPDAKAETSRRACVKSLPTAVEQGLLFIYAGTPARAEQTPIPLIPVPMVDGKPTDGWLVLNTFRDLPYDALTLLENVLDPSHLPYTHHGSVGKRSNASPVELEVTSSDKLGFTGTWADGPRKGTLGRQNTTFIAPCLMWHELTSKQFGETITVVYATPKRKGECRIFARFPFKFASKVPEFFIKATPEWYSHINNNAILEDDQIFLHHQERYLEQSGGSTNFSQSFYLPTKADAFVFEYRQWLNDYRAEPFPGQTFKPPLTTERLLDRYHSHTEHCHSCSTAYKNIQTAKSAIVIIALLAWISTTILGLTGSENALFPALISIGIVLGGTLGWWGLNRLQTKLERGDRTPARNRK from the coding sequence ATGACAACAGCAGTAATAGCAGCGCGAACGACCGCAGGTGGAGACGATCCTACCAAATTCGACCCGATCGAGTCCTGGTATCCGGTATTTTATATTGAAGATCTAGATAAACTTACACCCACACCCTTTACATTACTCGATCGAGATTTAGTCATCTGGTGGGATACTCAGGCTAGTCAATGGCGAGCATTTGACGATCGCTGTCCCCATCGTCTGGCGCGACTATCCGAAGGGAGAATCGCTGAAGATGGCTTATTAGAATGTCCGTATCACGGCTGGGCATTTACAGGTAATGGTACTTGCGATCGCATCCCCCAACAATTACCAGATGCCAAAGCCGAAACCTCCCGCCGCGCCTGTGTCAAATCGCTCCCGACAGCCGTCGAACAGGGATTGCTATTTATCTACGCTGGGACGCCAGCCAGAGCCGAGCAGACACCCATCCCGTTAATTCCAGTACCGATGGTAGATGGCAAGCCGACAGATGGCTGGCTGGTACTCAATACCTTCCGCGATTTGCCATATGACGCACTCACCTTGCTCGAAAATGTCCTCGATCCGAGTCATCTACCCTATACCCATCACGGTAGCGTCGGCAAGCGATCGAATGCCAGTCCGGTAGAATTAGAAGTCACCTCATCCGATAAATTAGGATTTACCGGAACTTGGGCAGATGGGCCGCGCAAAGGTACATTAGGCAGACAGAATACTACTTTTATTGCGCCCTGTCTGATGTGGCACGAGCTGACATCCAAACAATTTGGCGAGACAATTACAGTAGTTTATGCCACGCCGAAGCGCAAAGGTGAATGTCGAATTTTTGCCAGATTTCCCTTCAAGTTCGCCAGCAAAGTTCCCGAATTTTTTATTAAAGCGACACCCGAATGGTACTCGCATATAAATAACAATGCGATCTTAGAAGACGATCAAATTTTCTTACACCATCAAGAACGTTATTTAGAACAAAGTGGTGGGAGTACTAATTTTAGTCAATCCTTTTATTTACCCACCAAAGCCGACGCCTTCGTATTTGAATATCGGCAGTGGTTGAATGATTATCGCGCCGAGCCTTTTCCGGGACAAACTTTTAAACCACCCTTAACAACCGAACGATTACTCGATCGCTATCACAGCCATACCGAACATTGTCACAGTTGCAGTACTGCTTATAAAAATATCCAAACCGCCAAAAGTGCGATCGTCATTATCGCGCTACTCGCTTGGATAAGTACGACAATATTGGGACTGACTGGCAGTGAAAATGCCCTATTTCCAGCCTTAATCTCGATCGGTATAGTCTTAGGTGGTACGCTTGGTTGGTGGGGCTTAAATCGCCTTCAAACCAAGCTAGAAAGAGGCGATCGCACTCCCGCTCGCAACCGCAAGTAG